One window of Chamaesiphon minutus PCC 6605 genomic DNA carries:
- a CDS encoding carbon dioxide-concentrating mechanism protein CcmK, which produces MADSMSSQQAVGSIETKGFPAVLAAADAMLKAGRVTLVGYLRAGSARFTVNVRGDVSEVKQAMAAGVDVVEKVYGGTLESWVIIPRPHPNVERILPIGYTEEVEEFRAQVEGRIS; this is translated from the coding sequence ATGGCTGATTCCATGAGTTCTCAACAGGCAGTTGGTTCGATCGAAACCAAAGGGTTTCCCGCTGTCTTAGCCGCTGCTGATGCGATGCTCAAAGCAGGACGCGTCACTCTAGTCGGATACCTTAGGGCTGGTAGTGCCCGTTTCACCGTCAACGTGCGCGGTGATGTCTCCGAAGTCAAGCAAGCAATGGCGGCTGGTGTCGATGTGGTCGAAAAAGTGTACGGTGGAACCTTAGAATCTTGGGTGATCATCCCGCGTCCGCATCCCAACGTTGAGCGAATTTTGCCAATTGGTTATACTGAAGAAGTCGAAGAATTTCGCGCTCAAGTTGAAGGTCGCATTAGCTAG
- a CDS encoding BMC domain-containing protein, whose translation MSNIHAESAIGLVSTRSFPAMVGTADMMLKSAAVHLVGYEKIGNGYCTAVIRGRFPDVKLAVAAGAEVAEQMDELISKSVISRPFPNLDAVLPISDRLLAQIVSKSKLSNLAIGLLETRGFPPMVGAMDAMLKTADVHVAGYEKTGAGFCTAIIRGTVSNVTIALDVGMSAAEQIGELRSIMVIPRPLEDLERTIPTASYWLEPVLTIPEQPLVLPLRLPQVVNVPVVETAPMVEVEVVEAEPLKLNENRESLDN comes from the coding sequence ATGTCCAATATTCATGCTGAAAGTGCCATCGGGTTAGTATCCACTCGCAGCTTTCCGGCGATGGTGGGAACGGCAGATATGATGCTCAAATCTGCTGCCGTCCATTTAGTAGGTTATGAAAAGATTGGCAATGGTTATTGTACCGCCGTAATTCGGGGTCGCTTTCCGGACGTGAAATTGGCAGTAGCCGCAGGCGCAGAAGTTGCCGAGCAGATGGATGAATTGATCTCCAAATCGGTAATTTCCCGTCCGTTTCCCAATCTCGATGCCGTCCTGCCAATTAGCGATCGATTGCTAGCACAAATTGTCAGCAAAAGCAAACTCAGCAATCTGGCTATCGGTCTGCTCGAAACTCGCGGTTTCCCACCGATGGTCGGCGCGATGGATGCGATGCTCAAAACAGCAGATGTGCATGTTGCTGGCTATGAAAAAACGGGTGCTGGCTTTTGTACCGCCATCATTCGCGGTACCGTCTCCAACGTCACGATCGCGCTCGATGTCGGCATGTCAGCCGCCGAGCAGATTGGCGAACTACGATCGATCATGGTCATTCCCAGACCCCTAGAAGATTTAGAGCGGACGATTCCGACGGCTAGTTATTGGCTCGAACCCGTACTGACGATTCCCGAACAGCCACTAGTACTACCGTTACGCTTGCCACAAGTTGTTAATGTCCCCGTCGTCGAAACTGCACCAATGGTCGAAGTGGAAGTCGTCGAAGCCGAGCCGCTAAAATTAAACGAAAACCGAGAATCGCTAGATAACTAG
- a CDS encoding SIMPL domain-containing protein: MESIGSRDRFPQLFAGLALLSASAIASSFLWAGAIGNMKRVDDALVITGSAKRPIKSDYIVWRVTLTSQQPTTQAAYQQLTGWIDRVQAYLKAANVPASEISLGSLSTVSVPEVTDGRETGKTLSYRLTQQLEIRSNQVDRYAKLSQEINSLINEGIGITSEPPEYLYNKLSELRIEMVAEATKDAKARAESIAQSTGNRVGRVRSADTGVFQITPRYSTAVSGEGRYDTSSIDKDITAVVSVKFGID, from the coding sequence ATGGAAAGCATTGGATCGCGCGATCGATTTCCTCAGTTATTTGCCGGATTAGCCTTATTATCTGCTTCAGCGATCGCCAGCTCATTTTTATGGGCGGGAGCCATTGGCAATATGAAGCGAGTGGATGATGCCTTGGTCATTACTGGTTCTGCCAAACGACCGATTAAATCAGACTACATTGTCTGGCGAGTAACGCTGACAAGTCAACAACCGACTACTCAGGCTGCTTATCAACAACTGACAGGTTGGATCGATCGAGTCCAAGCCTATCTCAAAGCCGCAAACGTTCCGGCTAGTGAGATTTCGCTCGGCTCTCTATCAACTGTTTCGGTTCCGGAAGTGACCGATGGTCGAGAAACGGGTAAAACGCTTTCTTATAGACTTACTCAACAACTCGAAATTCGATCGAATCAAGTAGATCGTTATGCGAAACTATCGCAGGAAATTAACTCCCTAATTAACGAAGGGATTGGCATTACCTCCGAACCACCAGAGTATCTTTACAACAAACTCAGCGAACTGCGGATCGAGATGGTGGCTGAAGCTACCAAAGATGCCAAAGCCAGAGCCGAATCGATCGCCCAAAGCACTGGCAACCGCGTCGGTCGCGTTCGCAGTGCCGATACTGGCGTATTTCAAATCACTCCCCGCTATTCAACTGCTGTTAGTGGTGAGGGTAGATACGATACTAGCTCGATCGATAAGGATATTACCGCCGTAGTCTCGGTAAAATTTGGCATCGATTAA
- a CDS encoding methylenetetrahydrofolate reductase, translating to MNNFRQAATAGEFLITAEVAPPKGGDVAHMVQMANCLKGRVHAVNITDGSRAVMRMSPFAASLILLQQGIEPVCQFACRDRNRIGLQGDLLGAHALGIQNILALTGDPIKAGDCPTAKAVFDLEAVRLLKIVDNLNRGLDGNDKPLPDGAVDLFVGAAVDPQSKSISGLQRRFEQKVAAGAQFFQSQLITDFEILDKFMNRVASGYDKPVLAGIFLLKSAKNAEFINRNVPGVEIPQEIIDRLARSPEPLREGIQIAAEQVQLASKLCQGVHLMAVKREDLIPQILDLAGIAPLNLKS from the coding sequence GTGAACAATTTTCGGCAAGCTGCAACTGCTGGTGAGTTCCTAATTACAGCGGAAGTCGCTCCGCCCAAAGGTGGAGATGTCGCTCACATGGTGCAGATGGCAAACTGTCTTAAAGGACGCGTTCATGCTGTCAATATCACCGATGGGAGTCGAGCGGTAATGCGGATGTCGCCATTTGCGGCGTCGCTGATCTTGCTCCAGCAGGGCATCGAACCAGTGTGCCAATTTGCCTGTCGCGATCGCAATCGGATCGGACTTCAGGGCGACTTATTGGGCGCACATGCTTTGGGCATTCAGAATATTTTAGCCCTCACGGGCGACCCGATCAAAGCAGGTGATTGTCCCACCGCTAAGGCCGTATTCGACCTAGAAGCCGTCAGATTGTTAAAAATCGTAGATAACCTCAATCGCGGCCTCGATGGCAACGACAAGCCCCTTCCTGACGGGGCTGTAGATTTATTTGTCGGTGCGGCGGTAGATCCGCAGAGCAAGAGCATATCGGGTTTGCAGCGACGATTCGAGCAAAAAGTGGCCGCAGGTGCCCAATTTTTCCAAAGTCAGCTCATTACTGATTTTGAGATCCTCGATAAATTCATGAATCGCGTCGCCAGCGGTTATGACAAGCCAGTACTCGCCGGAATTTTTCTGCTCAAATCTGCCAAAAATGCCGAATTTATCAACCGGAACGTCCCGGGAGTAGAAATTCCCCAAGAGATTATCGATCGATTGGCTCGATCTCCAGAACCACTGCGTGAAGGGATTCAAATTGCAGCCGAACAGGTACAGTTAGCCAGTAAGCTCTGTCAAGGCGTGCATTTGATGGCTGTCAAGCGCGAAGATCTGATTCCCCAAATTCTCGATTTAGCCGGAATCGCACCACTGAATCTTAAATCCTAG
- the trpS gene encoding tryptophan--tRNA ligase yields MTKKRVLSGIQPTGNLHLGNYLGSIRNWVEQQHNYENYFCVVDLHAITAPHDPQTLAPNSYTIAALYLACGINTEDASIFIQSHIPAHSELAWLLNCITPLNWLQDMIQFKEKAIKQGENVNVGLLDYPVLMAADILLYQADKVPVGEDQKQHLELTRDIAARFNRQFAKKQPVLKLPEALIQADGSRVMSLTDGTRKMSKSDPSDLSRINLLDSPELIQKKIKKCKTDLELGLNFDAIDRPECRNLLTLYMLMSGKTKAAVATECQDLGWGQFKPLLTEATIEHLRPIQTKYQEAMADKTYLESVLSNGRDRAATIAERTLADVKAAMGFSVRG; encoded by the coding sequence ATGACTAAGAAACGTGTTTTATCTGGCATTCAACCAACTGGAAATCTACATTTAGGTAATTATTTAGGTTCGATCCGTAACTGGGTCGAGCAGCAACATAATTATGAAAACTATTTTTGCGTAGTCGATCTTCATGCAATTACTGCTCCCCACGATCCGCAAACTTTAGCTCCTAATAGTTACACGATCGCGGCTCTCTATTTAGCCTGTGGCATCAATACTGAAGATGCCAGTATTTTTATTCAATCACACATTCCCGCCCACAGCGAGCTAGCTTGGCTCCTAAATTGCATCACGCCTTTGAATTGGTTGCAAGACATGATTCAATTCAAAGAAAAGGCAATCAAGCAGGGCGAAAATGTCAACGTCGGACTCTTAGATTATCCCGTATTAATGGCTGCGGATATTCTTTTATATCAAGCTGATAAAGTTCCAGTTGGTGAAGATCAAAAGCAACACTTAGAATTGACGCGCGATATTGCTGCCAGATTCAATCGTCAATTTGCCAAAAAGCAGCCAGTTTTAAAACTACCCGAAGCTCTCATTCAAGCTGATGGATCTAGAGTAATGAGCCTAACAGATGGCACTAGAAAAATGTCAAAATCCGACCCATCAGATTTGAGTCGAATTAATTTACTAGACTCGCCAGAACTAATCCAGAAAAAAATCAAAAAGTGCAAAACCGATCTCGAACTTGGCTTGAACTTTGACGCGATCGATCGACCTGAATGTCGCAATTTGCTTACACTATATATGCTGATGTCTGGCAAAACCAAAGCAGCAGTCGCCACCGAGTGTCAAGATCTGGGCTGGGGTCAATTTAAGCCCCTATTAACAGAAGCCACGATCGAACACCTCCGCCCGATCCAAACCAAGTATCAAGAAGCAATGGCAGACAAAACCTACTTAGAATCTGTCCTTAGCAACGGCAGAGATCGCGCCGCCACTATCGCCGAGCGCACTCTGGCTGATGTTAAAGCAGCCATGGGTTTTTCGGTTAGAGGGTAG
- a CDS encoding tetratricopeptide repeat protein has product MSKPHSPSTAPEFTAQPDDSDILGISTPATKPPAEHSEDPWGIEDTSIELQQRYAPDLDDEDPWASDTPTAPPVILQRQIRPRSTVQPSVATAPAAKKDPPQERDSRPTPTASATAKAKPAATQPEVARQTVDTPTMSARVTAPAPEIDAPAFTGNDLALKYCESGRKALAAKNYAQARVSYKVAIEWNPNLAAAHSGMAQIYLEAKDYEGALAAWGLAIKCDPAQLDFYYQRATISKLFKNYYQVLADCKYILERNPENAPARWLNAIALVKLENYQTALSSLDLHIKNYPQDPNGYCYRGICYERLDRLPQALADLDRAISLQANQPVFHHARGRTRQKMGDLKGALADFNLTISRKPQAPVYDDRAEVHRCLGDREAARKDCDLAIELNPKFINAYFRRGLIFVELGDLELALLDFDLTIDLDYQHTEAYIQRSWIHFRHNDYRRAKQDCQTVKGIEPNNFWANYIAGVVDSLSGLKHSAIKNFTTAIEIAPNYVSARYHRGVVYHDLGDTRKAMTDFEQARSIQDRGLERLVDRDETGFYAEGLALYHIGQSEAARTVLILGALSAKRFNNPSFHQIMQSKIENLGLASGELSETASNSCSLQAKG; this is encoded by the coding sequence ATGTCAAAACCCCATTCTCCTTCTACCGCTCCAGAATTTACCGCTCAACCTGATGACTCAGATATTTTAGGTATTTCTACTCCGGCTACCAAACCACCAGCAGAACATAGTGAAGATCCCTGGGGGATTGAGGATACATCAATCGAATTGCAACAGCGTTATGCCCCAGACTTAGATGATGAAGATCCTTGGGCTAGCGATACGCCGACTGCACCGCCCGTAATTTTACAGCGTCAGATCCGCCCTCGCTCTACCGTCCAGCCATCGGTAGCTACTGCCCCTGCCGCCAAAAAAGACCCACCCCAAGAGCGCGATTCACGCCCCACACCAACTGCCTCGGCAACCGCTAAAGCAAAGCCAGCCGCAACGCAACCAGAAGTAGCTCGACAAACCGTAGATACACCGACGATGTCAGCTCGGGTGACAGCACCCGCACCTGAGATCGATGCCCCAGCCTTTACTGGCAATGATTTGGCACTCAAATACTGCGAAAGTGGCCGGAAGGCACTCGCTGCCAAAAATTATGCCCAGGCTAGAGTGTCATATAAAGTAGCGATCGAATGGAATCCCAATTTGGCCGCAGCGCACAGTGGGATGGCTCAAATTTACTTGGAAGCCAAAGACTATGAAGGTGCTTTAGCCGCCTGGGGTTTGGCAATTAAATGCGATCCTGCCCAATTAGACTTCTACTATCAGCGCGCCACGATCTCCAAATTATTTAAGAATTACTATCAAGTTTTAGCAGATTGTAAATACATCCTCGAACGCAATCCCGAAAATGCTCCCGCTCGCTGGTTGAATGCCATCGCCCTAGTCAAGCTGGAGAATTATCAAACTGCCTTATCTAGCTTAGATCTGCATATTAAAAATTACCCCCAAGATCCCAATGGCTACTGTTATCGGGGCATCTGTTACGAAAGATTGGATCGACTGCCGCAAGCATTAGCTGACTTAGATCGAGCGATTTCATTACAAGCCAACCAACCCGTATTTCATCACGCTCGCGGACGAACTCGCCAAAAAATGGGCGATCTCAAAGGTGCATTGGCAGACTTCAATCTAACGATCTCCCGCAAACCCCAAGCCCCAGTCTACGACGACCGCGCCGAAGTTCACCGCTGTTTGGGCGATCGAGAAGCAGCCCGGAAAGATTGCGATCTGGCGATCGAATTAAATCCGAAATTTATTAATGCTTATTTTAGACGCGGCTTAATTTTTGTCGAGCTAGGCGATCTCGAATTGGCATTATTAGATTTCGATCTAACCATCGATCTCGATTATCAACATACAGAGGCTTATATTCAAAGAAGCTGGATTCATTTCCGCCATAATGATTATCGTCGTGCCAAACAAGATTGTCAGACAGTTAAAGGGATAGAGCCTAATAATTTTTGGGCTAATTATATCGCTGGAGTTGTCGATAGTTTATCTGGATTAAAACATAGCGCGATCAAAAATTTCACCACCGCAATCGAGATTGCCCCAAATTATGTTTCCGCTCGCTACCATCGCGGCGTCGTCTATCATGACTTAGGCGATACCCGCAAAGCTATGACTGACTTCGAGCAGGCTCGATCGATTCAAGATCGCGGGCTAGAACGATTAGTCGATCGCGATGAAACTGGATTTTATGCTGAGGGTTTGGCACTCTATCATATCGGCCAATCAGAAGCCGCTCGCACGGTACTGATCTTAGGCGCATTGTCTGCCAAACGCTTTAACAACCCCAGCTTCCACCAAATCATGCAAAGTAAAATCGAGAACTTGGGACTAGCTTCGGGCGAACTTTCCGAGACGGCATCCAATTCTTGCTCCTTGCAAGCAAAAGGCTAG
- a CDS encoding tetratricopeptide repeat protein, with translation MSDSLTKLTTGQTLYLPKQQIDTQVQKLCQQGNDSAFRGEHERAIDCYTSALALDASCVPAYCARGDSWLERKNYRQAEADYLTALKLSPVLAVANGGLAKVYYATKDYPAALEACTRAIHRDPENLDLYHSRALINKKLGDDRAILVDCKFILEQQPSDISARWLNARAHFQLGSYQLAIFNFDRYLNLQTEDFYAYYYRGICCERLGNFTQATIDLDRAIAIEDDLAILYRRRGRIRQQLGDFTGAMADYDRAIELDPEMAQAYSNRADIYINRGDYPRALLQCNQAIRLNPRLTTAHYQRGVINTEVGNLHAALADYHRLVQIDPQDINAYIQRSWIYFRHGEYPAVMEDCERVLSLDRNSIPANYLMGVVQSLSGFKQEAIFSLTKVMDYQPSFICALYHRGLLHHDLKNESKAMSDFALAQEIQNLGLDSTVNRDETGLYAEGLALYHMGQPDTAKVILHQAALVAQKLKSAVFHRQIAFTIEALGME, from the coding sequence ATGTCGGACTCTCTCACCAAGTTGACAACCGGACAAACACTTTACTTGCCCAAGCAGCAGATCGATACCCAAGTTCAAAAATTGTGTCAACAGGGTAACGACAGTGCCTTCAGGGGCGAGCACGAGCGCGCGATCGATTGCTATACTAGCGCACTCGCGCTCGATGCCAGTTGCGTACCTGCTTATTGTGCCAGAGGTGATTCATGGCTAGAGCGCAAAAATTATCGACAAGCTGAGGCTGACTATCTAACTGCACTCAAACTCAGCCCAGTGCTGGCGGTTGCTAATGGGGGATTGGCAAAAGTGTATTATGCAACAAAAGATTATCCCGCAGCACTAGAGGCGTGTACTCGCGCCATCCATAGAGATCCCGAAAATTTGGATTTGTATCACTCGCGCGCGCTAATTAACAAAAAACTCGGCGACGATCGAGCCATCCTCGTCGATTGTAAATTTATTCTCGAACAGCAACCTAGCGATATTTCCGCACGCTGGTTGAATGCGCGTGCGCATTTTCAGCTCGGTAGTTATCAACTGGCAATCTTTAATTTCGATCGGTACCTCAATCTCCAAACTGAAGACTTTTACGCTTATTATTATCGCGGGATTTGTTGCGAGCGATTGGGTAATTTCACCCAAGCCACGATCGATCTCGATCGGGCGATCGCCATCGAGGATGATTTAGCAATTTTATATCGCCGACGCGGACGGATTCGCCAACAGTTGGGAGACTTTACAGGCGCGATGGCAGATTACGATCGGGCGATCGAACTCGATCCGGAAATGGCTCAAGCTTATAGCAATCGTGCCGATATTTATATCAATCGCGGCGATTATCCCCGCGCACTGCTTCAGTGCAACCAAGCTATCCGCTTGAATCCCCGGCTTACCACGGCTCACTATCAGCGCGGAGTGATTAATACCGAAGTGGGCAATCTTCATGCGGCATTGGCTGACTATCATCGACTAGTGCAGATCGATCCTCAAGACATTAATGCCTATATTCAACGAAGCTGGATCTACTTTCGCCATGGTGAATATCCCGCAGTGATGGAAGATTGCGAACGCGTGCTCTCACTCGATCGCAACTCGATCCCGGCGAATTATTTAATGGGAGTAGTGCAATCTCTATCCGGTTTCAAGCAAGAAGCAATTTTTAGCTTGACAAAGGTGATGGATTATCAGCCTAGTTTTATTTGCGCCCTGTATCATCGCGGTTTATTACATCACGATCTTAAGAATGAGAGTAAAGCAATGAGTGATTTTGCGCTCGCCCAAGAAATTCAAAATCTCGGTTTAGACAGTACCGTAAACCGAGATGAGACGGGATTGTATGCTGAAGGTTTAGCTCTATATCATATGGGACAACCCGATACGGCAAAAGTTATTCTCCATCAAGCAGCCTTAGTCGCCCAAAAGCTAAAAAGTGCTGTTTTTCACCGTCAGATCGCATTTACGATCGAAGCTTTGGGGATGGAGTAA
- a CDS encoding AAA family ATPase, whose protein sequence is MSLKLILTKGLPASGKTTWAKEYIQKYPETANLCKDDLRLQLSGTNKREKRIIKVRDLLTEHYFEQGYSVIWSDTNLNPVHLRRATELAAQYGAELKIQDFTDVPLAECIRRDLVRSNSVGKQAIEQMYYDYLHAPASPPPRDPQLPDCYLVDIDGTLAINLSRSPFAWERVGEDGLNPTVAQTIAKLGRDTDIVLLSGRSSVCYDLTVAWLKEHNINYKDLFMRPADDNRPDDILKSELYYFHIRDRYNVIAVIDDRPKVCRMWRDLGLSVFQVGNPDYEF, encoded by the coding sequence ATGTCCCTTAAACTTATCCTGACCAAAGGCTTACCCGCAAGCGGAAAGACCACTTGGGCGAAAGAATATATCCAGAAATATCCTGAGACTGCGAACTTGTGCAAAGACGATCTGAGATTGCAGTTGAGCGGTACGAATAAACGCGAAAAACGGATTATTAAAGTCCGCGATTTATTGACGGAGCATTACTTCGAGCAAGGTTATTCGGTAATTTGGTCGGATACCAATCTCAATCCCGTCCATCTGCGCCGAGCGACGGAATTAGCCGCGCAATATGGAGCCGAACTGAAGATCCAAGATTTTACTGACGTACCGCTAGCTGAGTGTATCCGCCGCGATTTAGTCAGATCGAATTCGGTAGGGAAACAAGCGATCGAGCAGATGTATTATGACTATTTACACGCACCCGCATCGCCACCACCGCGAGATCCGCAATTACCCGATTGTTATTTAGTCGATATCGATGGTACCTTAGCCATCAATCTGAGTCGTTCGCCGTTTGCATGGGAGCGCGTCGGTGAAGATGGACTCAATCCGACAGTGGCACAGACGATCGCAAAATTAGGACGAGATACCGATATCGTACTCTTATCCGGTCGATCGAGTGTCTGCTACGACCTGACTGTAGCGTGGTTAAAAGAACACAATATTAACTACAAAGATCTATTCATGCGTCCGGCTGACGACAACCGTCCAGATGATATTCTGAAATCAGAATTATACTATTTTCACATTCGAGATCGATACAATGTAATCGCCGTCATCGACGATCGACCAAAAGTGTGTAGAATGTGGCGAGATCTGGGCTTGAGCGTTTTTCAGGTTGGAAATCCTGACTACGAATTTTAA
- a CDS encoding RNA ligase — protein sequence MPLTIYNYTAKAQFDRYWVAATLHCRGLVLDDNYHPIARPLPKFFNLSEHQGRLPDGVPDIYEKLDGSLIILFYYQGRWEVASRGSFASEQAQMARVLFANYAADLDKLDRAHTYLFEIIYPSNRIVVDYGTAQRLVLLAAVNTHTGAELDLAQVNWIDRSQTYPATTLPEWIESVEANQSELANQEGFILKWPNGFRLKYKLADYVRLHRIITRVQAKDIWECLSQNQNIEQFLDSVPDEFYNWVKDTKLELETKYREIETECQQAFKDLGDRRQTAMYFQTQKYPGVLFLMLDGRDYSQVIWKLIKPSYERPFQLGDRE from the coding sequence TTGCCGCTGACGATTTATAACTATACCGCCAAGGCGCAATTCGATCGCTATTGGGTGGCTGCGACACTGCACTGTCGGGGGTTAGTATTAGATGATAATTATCACCCGATCGCTAGACCTTTACCAAAGTTTTTTAATCTCAGCGAACATCAGGGTCGGCTGCCAGATGGCGTACCAGATATCTACGAGAAGCTCGATGGATCGTTAATTATTCTGTTTTACTATCAAGGTCGATGGGAAGTGGCGTCAAGAGGCAGTTTTGCCTCAGAACAAGCACAAATGGCACGGGTATTATTTGCTAATTATGCAGCCGATTTAGATAAACTCGATCGAGCGCATACCTATTTATTTGAAATTATTTACCCTAGCAATCGGATCGTTGTAGATTATGGCACGGCGCAGCGATTAGTCTTATTAGCGGCTGTTAATACTCACACGGGCGCGGAATTAGACCTAGCGCAGGTAAACTGGATCGATCGATCGCAAACTTATCCAGCGACGACTTTACCCGAATGGATTGAATCTGTAGAGGCAAATCAATCCGAACTAGCCAACCAAGAGGGTTTCATTCTCAAATGGCCAAATGGCTTTCGGCTCAAATACAAACTCGCCGATTATGTCCGACTGCATCGGATTATTACCCGAGTTCAAGCCAAAGATATTTGGGAATGCCTCAGCCAAAACCAGAACATAGAACAGTTTCTCGATTCCGTACCCGATGAATTCTACAACTGGGTCAAAGATACCAAACTCGAATTAGAGACAAAGTATCGCGAAATTGAAACCGAATGCCAGCAAGCCTTCAAAGATCTAGGTGACAGACGCCAAACAGCCATGTATTTTCAAACCCAGAAATATCCTGGCGTCTTATTTCTGATGTTAGACGGTAGAGACTACAGCCAAGTCATCTGGAAACTCATCAAACCCAGCTATGAGCGTCCGTTTCAGTTAGGGGATAGGGAATAG
- a CDS encoding transposase family protein has product MKNPLEYIENYPERTKQIIGINYEQWSALVEIAKIEEERLRLAHEKQKIRINKKGGGRPKKLTLEEEICLCVFYLRHLPTFEILGLQFSVSKTEANDTFNYWIKILRKILPSSLIEGARKDREELAVVKEMLAEYELIVDSWEQPRERPEDNQVQKEYYSGKKKQHTFKGQVITLPSGKDLVDVEVGKQGKTSDISIFREQQKKFNIEQKFTGDKGYQGGINIKIPQKKPRGKELTDLQKEVNKEISSERIYVEHVIRLIKIFRAAKERFRMKGNKYEEVILTICGLVRLRLGTLILAV; this is encoded by the coding sequence ATGAAAAATCCACTAGAATATATTGAAAACTATCCAGAACGAACAAAGCAAATTATCGGAATTAATTACGAGCAGTGGTCGGCATTAGTAGAGATTGCAAAAATTGAGGAAGAAAGATTAAGATTGGCACATGAAAAACAAAAGATTAGGATTAATAAAAAAGGAGGAGGGAGACCTAAAAAACTCACCTTAGAGGAAGAAATATGTTTGTGTGTATTTTATCTAAGGCATTTGCCGACATTTGAAATCCTAGGGTTGCAATTTAGTGTTTCCAAAACAGAAGCGAATGATACATTTAATTACTGGATAAAAATCCTGAGAAAAATACTACCATCTAGCCTAATAGAGGGAGCAAGAAAAGACCGAGAAGAATTGGCAGTGGTGAAAGAAATGCTCGCCGAGTATGAGTTGATTGTAGATAGTTGGGAACAGCCGAGAGAAAGACCTGAAGACAATCAGGTGCAGAAAGAATATTATTCAGGAAAGAAAAAGCAACACACATTTAAAGGGCAGGTAATTACATTACCATCAGGAAAAGATTTAGTCGATGTAGAGGTGGGCAAACAAGGTAAGACTAGTGATATTAGTATATTTAGAGAACAGCAAAAGAAATTTAATATTGAGCAGAAATTTACCGGAGACAAAGGATATCAAGGTGGTATTAATATCAAAATTCCTCAGAAGAAGCCAAGAGGAAAAGAATTAACAGATCTACAAAAAGAGGTGAACAAGGAAATATCTAGTGAAAGAATATATGTAGAACATGTCATTCGCCTAATCAAGATATTTAGGGCGGCCAAAGAAAGATTCCGGATGAAGGGGAATAAATATGAAGAAGTAATACTAACAATATGTGGATTAGTTAGATTGCGACTGGGAACATTGATTTTAGCAGTTTGA